The following are from one region of the Halarsenatibacter silvermanii genome:
- the argB gene encoding acetylglutamate kinase, whose translation MNNSEKTNMAEQSAKLWSNSLPYIQKLKEKTVLVKFGGNAIINDELLISVLKDISLLKNIGAKPVLVHGGGPFISRHLEALGLETEFYRGLRKTPADVMEVVREVLVGQVNSLIVDYANTRADCKAVGLHGGDDRLIEARKYSFEDGTELGFVGEVAKVNTEIIEKMLDCSYFPVIAPVGIDEKGQCYNINSDIAAGELARALKAEKFIVMTDVDGVREDPDDENSILNSLTPAAAEIMIEQDKICEGMIPKIKSCIKAQRGGVNYTYILNGTKKHILLQELLSEESIGTLIKSED comes from the coding sequence GTGAACAATTCAGAAAAAACTAACATGGCCGAGCAGAGTGCCAAACTCTGGTCGAATTCTCTGCCCTATATTCAAAAATTAAAGGAGAAAACAGTTCTTGTGAAATTTGGCGGAAATGCTATAATCAATGATGAATTGTTGATCTCGGTCTTAAAGGATATATCACTGCTCAAAAACATTGGGGCCAAACCGGTACTTGTCCACGGTGGAGGTCCTTTTATCAGCCGCCATCTGGAAGCTCTCGGCCTGGAGACAGAATTCTACCGGGGGCTCAGGAAAACTCCCGCCGATGTCATGGAAGTAGTGAGGGAAGTACTTGTAGGTCAGGTCAACAGCCTGATCGTGGATTATGCCAACACCAGAGCAGATTGCAAAGCCGTCGGTCTGCACGGCGGCGATGACCGTCTTATTGAGGCTCGCAAATATTCCTTTGAGGACGGTACAGAGCTTGGTTTTGTAGGAGAAGTAGCTAAAGTCAATACAGAAATTATAGAGAAAATGCTGGACTGCAGTTATTTTCCCGTAATTGCCCCAGTGGGAATCGACGAAAAAGGCCAGTGCTACAACATAAATTCTGATATAGCTGCTGGAGAGCTGGCCAGGGCTTTGAAAGCAGAAAAATTCATCGTGATGACCGATGTCGATGGGGTGCGAGAAGATCCAGATGATGAAAATTCTATTCTCAATTCTTTGACGCCAGCCGCAGCAGAAATAATGATAGAGCAGGACAAAATCTGTGAGGGCATGATACCCAAAATTAAATCCTGCATCAAAGCTCAAAGAGGCGGTGTTAATTACACCTATATCCTCAACGGAACCAAAAAACACATCCTGCTCCAGGAACTTCTTTCCGAAGAAAGCATCGGCACTCTGATCAAATCAGAAGATTGA
- a CDS encoding aspartate aminotransferase family protein, whose translation MQTDKVKELDEKYHMGVYNRLPLVIKEGKGVYLYDSEGEKYLDFAGGIAVNALGHDHPEVTEAIQEQSEKLLHSSNLYYFEIQARLARLLVENSSADKVFFANSGAEANEGALKLARRHFYNREDDRREVIVAENSFHGRTLATIAATAQPKYQKPFQPLPPKFSEVPFGDLEALERKISEETAAIMLEPVQGEGGVKPASRDYLAGVRSLCDEKDLLFILDEVQTGIGRTGSLFAHEEYEVKPDIFTSAKALGNGMPISCLLARGEVSEAFEAGDHATTFGGNPLACRAAYSTVNTILDSDLLSHVDEIGSYFQNKLEEIAVEFDPVNQARGMGLLLGLEVENSPGDILQSMLDKNVLVLTAGDSVVRFAPPLIIEKDHVDKVVDVLRETLSELS comes from the coding sequence TTGCAGACAGATAAAGTTAAAGAGCTCGATGAAAAGTATCATATGGGAGTGTATAATCGCCTGCCACTGGTAATAAAGGAAGGAAAAGGCGTCTATCTTTATGACAGCGAAGGCGAAAAGTATCTCGATTTTGCCGGAGGTATAGCCGTAAATGCTCTCGGCCATGATCATCCAGAGGTAACCGAAGCCATCCAGGAACAGTCAGAAAAACTTTTGCACTCATCCAATCTTTATTATTTTGAAATACAGGCCCGGCTGGCGCGGCTTTTGGTTGAAAACAGCAGCGCCGATAAAGTATTTTTTGCCAACAGCGGAGCAGAAGCCAATGAAGGAGCTTTGAAGCTGGCCCGCAGACATTTTTACAATCGCGAGGACGATCGCCGCGAAGTTATAGTCGCCGAAAATTCTTTTCATGGCCGGACTCTGGCTACAATAGCAGCAACAGCTCAGCCTAAATATCAAAAACCCTTTCAGCCGCTCCCTCCCAAATTTTCAGAAGTTCCCTTCGGCGATTTAGAGGCTCTCGAGCGAAAAATTTCTGAGGAAACCGCTGCTATAATGCTGGAGCCAGTTCAGGGCGAAGGTGGAGTCAAACCTGCTTCCCGGGATTATCTCGCCGGTGTTAGGTCGCTCTGCGATGAAAAGGACTTACTTTTCATACTTGATGAAGTCCAGACTGGCATAGGTCGGACCGGAAGCCTTTTTGCCCACGAAGAATATGAGGTCAAACCCGATATTTTTACTTCCGCCAAAGCATTAGGTAATGGAATGCCGATAAGCTGCCTTCTGGCCCGAGGTGAAGTCTCAGAAGCTTTTGAAGCCGGGGATCATGCTACCACCTTCGGCGGAAATCCTTTGGCCTGTCGGGCAGCTTACAGCACTGTGAATACAATTCTTGATTCAGATCTGCTATCTCATGTCGATGAGATAGGCAGTTATTTCCAAAATAAACTGGAGGAAATAGCTGTAGAGTTTGACCCGGTAAACCAGGCTCGGGGTATGGGGCTTTTGCTGGGGCTGGAAGTTGAAAATTCTCCCGGAGATATCCTGCAGTCCATGCTCGATAAAAATGTTCTGGTTTTAACAGCTGGAGACAGTGTGGTTAGATTCGCCCCTCCACTCATCATCGAAAAAGATCATGTGGATAAGGTTGTTGATGTCCTGAGGGAGACTCTGTCCGAACTATCCTGA
- the trpA gene encoding tryptophan synthase subunit alpha — MNNIERVFQEEEKALIPYICAGDPDLETTEELIFTLKEAGADIIELGIPFSDPLADGPVIQAAGQRALEEDVTLVDILDMVERISDEVKIPLVLMGYYNSVLNYGREKFAEDCARCGVSGVIIPDLPYEEDEKLYKNLNDRGVNGIMLAAPNTPSDRLSFLGDKSKGFLYCVSLLGVTGDERGPYERLDEYIGRVRDRVKLPLGLGFGIDGPEKAAAVSQYVDGIIMGSAIIEVIKDSQNAEEMHKNVGEFVAEIKEAIV, encoded by the coding sequence ATGAATAACATTGAAAGAGTTTTTCAGGAAGAAGAAAAAGCTCTTATTCCTTATATATGTGCGGGCGATCCTGATTTAGAGACGACCGAAGAGCTGATTTTCACACTGAAAGAAGCCGGAGCCGATATAATTGAACTGGGCATACCTTTTTCAGATCCTCTGGCAGATGGACCGGTCATACAGGCGGCCGGGCAGCGTGCTCTTGAAGAAGATGTTACTCTTGTGGATATTCTGGACATGGTCGAAAGAATCAGCGATGAGGTGAAGATACCGCTGGTTTTAATGGGGTATTATAATTCAGTTCTAAATTATGGCAGGGAAAAATTCGCTGAAGATTGTGCCCGGTGCGGAGTTTCCGGGGTAATCATCCCGGATCTACCCTATGAAGAGGATGAAAAACTTTATAAAAATTTAAATGACAGGGGTGTAAATGGAATCATGCTGGCTGCCCCTAACACTCCTTCAGATCGTCTTTCTTTTCTGGGAGATAAGAGCAAAGGCTTTCTTTATTGTGTTTCTCTGCTGGGGGTTACAGGCGATGAACGCGGCCCTTATGAGAGACTGGATGAATATATTGGCCGAGTGCGTGATAGAGTTAAGCTGCCGCTGGGCCTGGGTTTTGGTATAGACGGCCCTGAGAAGGCGGCAGCTGTAAGTCAATATGTGGACGGTATAATTATGGGAAGTGCCATTATTGAAGTGATTAAAGACAGTCAAAACGCTGAAGAGATGCATAAAAATGTCGGAGAATTTGTCGCCGAAATTAAAGAGGCCATCGTTTAA
- the trpB gene encoding tryptophan synthase subunit beta, giving the protein MAERYYGEFGGQFVPESLRGALKELEETYNELKESVEFRDELEDMLSNYVGRPSPLYYAENLTEHLGGARIYLKREDLNHTGAHKINNTLGQILLAEKMKKERIIAETGAGQHGVATATAAARAGLDCEVFMGREDMERQSLNVYKMRMLGAEVVPIDAGTKTLKEATNAAIRDWVANVENTHYIIGSVVGPHPYPRIVRDFQKIIGEEIKDQMQDIEGRLPDAILACVGGGSNAIGAFYPFLENKEVDLIGVEAAGCGVDSGQHAATLTAGEVGVLHGSKSYLLQDEDGQVTPAHSISAGLDYPGVGPEHSHLKDIKRAEYESVTDSEAVAAFRLLSEIEGIIPALEPAHALAHGLKFIPEMDKEDIVVLNLSGRGDKDINTLQKVLKEADNDE; this is encoded by the coding sequence ATGGCTGAAAGATATTATGGTGAATTTGGCGGACAGTTTGTACCCGAAAGTCTGCGGGGGGCTTTAAAAGAGCTGGAAGAAACTTATAATGAGCTGAAAGAGAGTGTTGAATTTAGAGATGAACTCGAGGATATGCTCTCCAATTATGTTGGACGGCCGAGTCCGCTCTATTATGCTGAAAACCTCACCGAACATCTGGGAGGGGCCAGAATTTACCTGAAGAGAGAGGACTTAAATCACACCGGCGCCCATAAGATCAATAATACACTGGGTCAGATACTGCTGGCAGAAAAAATGAAAAAGGAAAGAATTATAGCTGAAACTGGAGCCGGACAGCACGGTGTTGCCACAGCTACCGCTGCAGCCAGAGCCGGTCTTGATTGCGAGGTATTTATGGGGCGGGAAGATATGGAAAGACAATCGCTGAATGTATATAAAATGAGAATGCTGGGAGCAGAGGTTGTGCCCATCGATGCCGGGACGAAAACTCTTAAAGAAGCCACCAATGCTGCTATCCGCGACTGGGTGGCCAACGTGGAAAACACTCATTATATTATAGGATCAGTGGTCGGTCCTCACCCCTACCCGCGAATTGTCCGGGATTTTCAGAAGATCATAGGTGAAGAAATTAAAGATCAGATGCAGGATATAGAAGGCAGGTTACCTGATGCCATTCTGGCTTGCGTGGGAGGCGGCAGCAATGCTATAGGTGCTTTTTATCCTTTCCTGGAGAATAAAGAAGTCGATCTGATTGGTGTCGAGGCAGCTGGTTGTGGGGTTGATTCCGGCCAACATGCTGCCACTCTGACAGCAGGAGAGGTTGGAGTTTTGCACGGCAGCAAATCATATTTGCTGCAGGATGAGGACGGACAGGTAACACCAGCTCACTCAATCTCTGCCGGTCTGGATTATCCCGGCGTTGGTCCGGAACACAGCCATCTCAAGGACATAAAAAGAGCGGAATATGAATCAGTAACCGATTCGGAGGCCGTTGCAGCCTTCCGGCTGTTATCAGAAATTGAAGGTATTATACCGGCGCTCGAGCCGGCTCATGCTTTGGCTCACGGGCTGAAGTTTATACCTGAAATGGATAAAGAAGATATAGTGGTTTTGAATCTTTCCGGCAGAGGCGATAAAGATATCAATACTCTGCAGAAGGTTTTGAAGGAGGCTGATAACGATGAATAA
- a CDS encoding phosphoribosylanthranilate isomerase: MIRVKVCGMIESKNLQKIASMGVDAVGFILAESERQVTLEQAEKLSRDLPPFISRVGVVLNPSHGQLKKIDASNQFDCIQFHGQENPEMLASVSTRTIKAISIENQEDLKDVEKYSEADYLLFDSRNGSRRGGTGEKFNWDYLDSIDPPAPIILAGGLGPDNIIEGISRVKPAAVDLNSRLERKPGIKDPEILQEVLVRLRRHYKHKERGNKTYG; encoded by the coding sequence ATGATCAGGGTCAAAGTTTGTGGTATGATCGAAAGTAAAAATTTGCAGAAGATAGCTTCCATGGGAGTCGATGCGGTTGGATTTATTCTGGCTGAGAGCGAACGGCAGGTCACGCTCGAACAGGCTGAAAAATTGAGCAGAGATCTCCCTCCCTTCATCAGCAGGGTGGGGGTTGTTTTAAATCCTTCTCACGGTCAGCTGAAAAAAATCGATGCCAGCAATCAATTTGATTGCATACAATTTCACGGCCAGGAAAACCCGGAAATGCTGGCCTCGGTATCCACCCGCACGATAAAAGCTATCAGTATAGAGAATCAGGAAGATTTAAAGGATGTCGAGAAATATTCAGAGGCTGATTATCTGCTTTTCGACAGCAGGAATGGTTCCCGGCGCGGGGGTACAGGAGAAAAATTTAACTGGGATTATCTCGACAGCATCGATCCTCCGGCTCCCATAATTCTGGCCGGCGGCCTCGGTCCAGATAATATCATCGAGGGCATAAGCAGGGTGAAACCTGCAGCTGTGGATCTCAACAGCCGGCTTGAGAGAAAACCGGGTATTAAAGATCCTGAAATTCTGCAGGAAGTTTTGGTCAGATTGAGAAGACACTATAAACATAAGGAAAGGGGAAATAAAACTTATGGCTGA
- the trpC gene encoding indole-3-glycerol phosphate synthase TrpC, with translation MILDRIVEQKKQEINRLRTTDASLAQVLRREEMTLIAELKKASPSAGVIEEEFEPTAQLKRYEKGGASAVSVLTDEEFFRGSSEILREVKRQTELPILRKDFIIDEIQVYESLILGADCLLLIGEILKRPQLIELLELAYEHDLEALVEVHTLETLAMILNTPAEIIGINNRNLEDFSVDLGTTEKLMKELARRGLEDDYLVVSESGISSREDIERLQELGVDGVLIGEALMKAEKPENKIAELLGDIEI, from the coding sequence ATGATCCTCGATCGGATAGTGGAGCAAAAAAAACAGGAGATAAACCGTCTGCGGACGACCGATGCTTCTCTGGCTCAGGTTTTACGAAGGGAAGAAATGACTCTTATCGCCGAGCTGAAAAAAGCCTCTCCCAGTGCCGGGGTTATCGAAGAAGAATTTGAGCCCACTGCTCAGTTGAAAAGATATGAAAAAGGAGGAGCTTCAGCAGTCTCGGTCCTCACAGATGAAGAATTTTTTCGAGGCAGCTCTGAAATTCTGCGCGAGGTAAAACGGCAGACCGAACTACCCATACTCCGCAAAGATTTTATCATAGACGAGATTCAGGTTTATGAAAGCCTGATTCTGGGAGCGGACTGCCTTCTTCTAATAGGTGAGATTTTGAAACGCCCTCAGCTGATTGAGCTGCTGGAGCTGGCCTATGAACACGATCTGGAGGCTCTAGTGGAAGTACATACTCTGGAAACTCTGGCCATGATACTAAACACACCGGCTGAGATCATCGGTATAAATAACCGTAATCTGGAGGATTTTTCCGTCGATCTGGGAACCACAGAGAAACTCATGAAAGAACTGGCCCGGCGCGGCCTTGAAGATGATTATCTGGTGGTTTCGGAAAGCGGCATTTCCAGTCGTGAAGACATCGAAAGGCTGCAGGAACTGGGCGTCGATGGGGTTTTAATAGGCGAGGCGCTGATGAAGGCGGAAAAGCCGGAGAACAAAATTGCTGAACTGCTAGGGGATATCGAGATATAA
- the trpD gene encoding anthranilate phosphoribosyltransferase, with protein MFNDCFRKVLQGENLTTEEMEAAMNSIMEGEVNSSALAGFLTALKIKGESIAEITGASRVMRDKALNVEYEGEVIDTCGTGGDGSNTFNISTTVTFVLAAAGLTVAKHGNRSVSSRSGSADVLEEMGVNLKLGPDQINKCLDEVNLGFLFAPSYHKAMKHAIEARKGLGIRTIFNILGPLTNPAEAEYQLLGVYDPELIEPMARTLGNLGVKRAMVVHGAAGLDELSLAGKNKVSFLHEDGSIENYTIEPEEAGLERHEVQSLKGGDPRQNKEIICSLLAGEERGAKLQVVLLNAAAALMVAGKVDNLVEGTEMADSLIESGRAENALQEFIEFTNKFDKVEAVS; from the coding sequence ATGTTCAATGATTGCTTTAGAAAAGTACTGCAGGGTGAAAATTTGACCACAGAGGAGATGGAAGCAGCCATGAATTCCATCATGGAGGGAGAGGTAAACAGCAGTGCTCTGGCCGGATTTTTGACAGCCCTTAAGATCAAAGGTGAGTCTATAGCTGAGATAACCGGAGCATCCAGGGTTATGAGGGATAAAGCTTTGAATGTGGAATATGAAGGGGAAGTTATCGACACCTGTGGAACCGGCGGGGACGGCAGCAACACTTTTAACATTTCCACGACTGTAACCTTCGTGCTGGCGGCAGCAGGATTGACGGTGGCCAAACACGGGAACAGATCTGTTTCCAGCCGCAGCGGCAGCGCCGATGTGCTGGAGGAGATGGGGGTCAACCTCAAACTCGGCCCTGACCAGATAAATAAATGCCTGGATGAGGTCAATCTGGGCTTTTTATTCGCTCCTTCCTATCACAAAGCGATGAAACATGCAATCGAGGCCCGGAAAGGACTCGGCATAAGGACGATTTTCAATATTCTCGGCCCGCTGACCAATCCAGCTGAGGCTGAATATCAGCTGCTGGGCGTTTATGATCCGGAGTTGATAGAACCCATGGCCCGCACCCTGGGAAATCTGGGCGTTAAAAGAGCTATGGTTGTGCACGGCGCTGCCGGTCTGGATGAACTCTCTCTGGCCGGAAAAAACAAAGTTTCATTTTTGCATGAAGATGGCAGTATAGAGAATTACACCATTGAGCCTGAGGAGGCGGGCCTGGAAAGACACGAAGTACAGTCTTTAAAGGGAGGAGATCCCCGTCAAAACAAAGAAATCATTTGTTCTCTTCTCGCCGGGGAAGAGCGAGGCGCAAAACTCCAGGTGGTATTGTTAAACGCTGCTGCAGCTTTGATGGTGGCAGGAAAAGTGGATAATCTGGTTGAAGGAACAGAAATGGCAGACAGCTTAATCGAAAGCGGCAGAGCAGAAAATGCTCTGCAGGAGTTTATAGAATTCACCAATAAATTTGATAAAGTAGAGGCGGTATCATGA
- a CDS encoding anthranilate synthase component II yields the protein MVLVIDNYDSFTYNLVQYLGEMNEVRVVRNDRMTVEEVAEFKPDQIVISPGPGRPEDAGISPGVVEHCSGSIPILGVCLGHQCIGSVFGGRVVRSSEVYHGKTSEVYFTEKEDERFLTGIDSPFHATRYHSLTLERSSLPAELNILAETDSGEVMAISHRKFPVYGVQFHPESILTEFGRLLLENFLSIRAE from the coding sequence ATGGTCTTGGTAATTGATAATTATGATTCTTTTACCTACAATCTCGTGCAGTATCTGGGTGAGATGAATGAGGTGAGAGTGGTGCGCAATGACAGGATGACTGTTGAAGAAGTGGCTGAATTTAAGCCCGATCAGATCGTCATTTCACCCGGCCCAGGCAGACCGGAAGATGCCGGCATATCTCCAGGGGTGGTAGAACACTGCAGCGGCTCTATACCGATATTGGGGGTTTGTCTCGGACATCAGTGCATAGGTTCGGTTTTTGGTGGCAGAGTGGTGAGATCCAGCGAGGTTTATCACGGTAAGACTTCAGAAGTTTATTTCACTGAAAAAGAAGATGAGCGGTTTCTGACCGGAATCGATTCGCCATTTCATGCGACCCGTTATCATTCTCTTACCCTGGAACGAAGCTCTCTGCCGGCCGAACTGAATATCCTGGCCGAAACCGATAGCGGAGAAGTTATGGCGATATCTCATAGAAAATTTCCGGTTTACGGCGTTCAATTTCATCCGGAATCAATATTGACCGAGTTCGGACGGCTTCTGCTGGAAAATTTTCTGAGCATCCGGGCAGAATAA
- the trpE gene encoding anthranilate synthase component I codes for MITLDEFKKHSQNHNLIPVYDRIIADTLTPVSLYQNLTAEDDYSFLLESATTGKKLNVGRYSFIGLEPEKVIKFNGKRIILIDKNDEPINQVEDSDFNLYIEEFLGQFDPYVPDDLPPFSGGLVGYFGYEMISSWEDIYHDQPGKSLQKSDLPHSVLVLARTVLAYDHLDNTLKIIYNVSLNGDETEKDKERLYHQARDKIDGLIDQIGNAPQEIIESGSDSLSPEEMTSNTTGEEFEKMVEQAREHIFAGEAFQIVLSQRFSLTTDIPPFRVYRALRVSNPSPYMFFLNFPDLKLIGSSPEVLVRVEGERIITRPLAGTRPRGGDGQEDKEYRESLLKDEKERAEHTMLVDLGRNDIARVSRHGSVEVTELMEIELYSRVMHLASQVEGIKRDDVSFMDVLSAVFPAGTVSGAPKIRAIELIDQLEKEPRGPYAGTVGYLDFSGNLDTCITIRTLFMKNGELTAQVGAGMVADSVPAREHQEILDKAEALFEALQIVEEEPPHGLGN; via the coding sequence ATGATCACGCTGGATGAATTTAAAAAACACTCACAAAATCATAACCTCATACCGGTTTACGATCGGATCATAGCCGACACTTTAACTCCCGTCTCGCTTTATCAAAACCTAACAGCAGAAGATGATTACTCATTCCTTCTGGAGAGCGCAACGACCGGCAAAAAACTGAATGTAGGTCGGTATTCTTTCATCGGCCTTGAGCCGGAAAAAGTCATCAAATTTAACGGGAAAAGGATAATTCTGATCGATAAGAACGATGAGCCCATCAATCAGGTTGAAGATAGTGACTTTAATCTTTATATAGAGGAGTTTTTGGGGCAGTTCGACCCCTATGTGCCCGACGACCTGCCTCCTTTTTCTGGAGGGCTGGTGGGCTATTTTGGTTATGAGATGATATCCAGCTGGGAGGATATTTATCATGATCAACCCGGGAAAAGCCTGCAGAAAAGTGATCTTCCTCACTCCGTTCTGGTGCTGGCCAGGACTGTGCTTGCCTATGATCATCTGGATAACACATTAAAAATAATTTATAATGTTAGCTTGAACGGAGATGAGACAGAAAAAGATAAAGAAAGGCTCTATCATCAGGCGCGGGATAAAATTGACGGCTTGATAGATCAGATCGGGAACGCTCCTCAGGAGATAATAGAGTCCGGTTCTGATTCGCTCTCTCCAGAGGAAATGACCTCAAACACTACCGGGGAGGAATTTGAAAAAATGGTTGAACAAGCCCGGGAGCATATCTTTGCGGGTGAAGCGTTTCAAATAGTTCTCTCACAGCGCTTTTCACTGACCACAGATATCCCCCCGTTCCGGGTTTATCGGGCTTTGAGAGTTAGCAATCCCTCTCCTTATATGTTCTTTTTGAATTTCCCTGATCTAAAGTTGATCGGCTCCTCACCTGAGGTTCTGGTCAGAGTTGAGGGCGAGCGCATAATCACCCGTCCATTAGCCGGAACCAGGCCGCGAGGAGGAGATGGTCAGGAGGATAAGGAATACAGAGAAAGTCTTTTGAAAGATGAGAAGGAGAGAGCTGAGCATACCATGCTTGTCGACCTGGGGAGAAATGATATCGCCAGAGTCAGCAGGCACGGTTCGGTGGAAGTCACCGAACTCATGGAGATCGAACTTTATTCCCGGGTTATGCACCTTGCCTCTCAGGTCGAAGGTATAAAAAGAGATGATGTGAGTTTTATGGATGTGCTGTCCGCCGTCTTTCCGGCCGGAACTGTCAGCGGAGCTCCCAAAATAAGAGCTATTGAACTTATCGATCAGCTGGAAAAAGAACCGCGCGGTCCTTATGCCGGCACGGTTGGCTATCTGGATTTCAGCGGCAACCTCGATACCTGTATAACAATCAGAACTCTCTTTATGAAGAATGGAGAGCTGACAGCTCAGGTTGGGGCCGGTATGGTTGCAGATTCTGTACCCGCCCGTGAACATCAGGAGATACTTGATAAAGCAGAAGCTCTTTTTGAAGCTCTGCAGATAGTGGAGGAGGAACCCCCTCATGGTCTTGGTAATTGA
- a CDS encoding peptidoglycan-binding protein, whose protein sequence is MISNTYPKSKFFMLSFLIFLITAFMLLSPNPVQAEDHLMYGDEGEEVEELQSRLSELGFYEHEKTGFYGERTQRGVEHFQDAANLTPDGVFGEETQMALRTAEGRLQQPDRLEIFDRGPEVIVLQYVLLNEGYLDVEPSGLFRSLTHDAVKDFQREHELEADGVVDNDTWAELNNYSMPATTDQQDEIDVETDRAEETADETETREDIEEEKTSELSSSFTRGDRDPRVEEAQERLRQLGYYPGQLDGVYGHQTKLAVLKYQKLNGLNTDGILGSKTWRTLFEEGSSGEDTYTAQQGDSLWEIARRFDTSVNDLKNINNINSSQLRTGERIRIPGGSQRTTHDIDRITWDEVDSFFSRGRTAIITDVRTGLSFRVKRTMGTLHADVEPLTARDTQAMRRIYGGSWSWDRRPVVVHIGSRLIAASINGMPHGSQTIYDNNFNGHFCVHFRNSRLHKNNQQDGEHQHNVSVAGDQTWPVQ, encoded by the coding sequence ATGATTTCAAATACATACCCAAAAAGCAAATTTTTCATGCTATCTTTTCTCATCTTTCTGATAACTGCTTTTATGCTGCTTTCACCAAATCCAGTACAGGCTGAAGACCACTTAATGTACGGTGACGAAGGGGAAGAGGTTGAGGAACTTCAGAGCAGATTATCCGAACTCGGTTTTTATGAGCATGAAAAAACTGGTTTTTATGGTGAGAGAACCCAGAGAGGGGTAGAGCACTTTCAAGATGCTGCCAATTTGACACCGGATGGAGTTTTTGGAGAAGAGACACAAATGGCTCTGCGCACAGCCGAAGGAAGGCTTCAGCAGCCGGATCGGCTGGAAATATTCGATAGAGGCCCCGAAGTTATCGTACTGCAGTATGTACTTTTGAATGAAGGGTATCTTGATGTGGAGCCCAGCGGCCTTTTTCGCAGCCTCACACATGATGCAGTAAAGGACTTTCAGCGTGAACATGAACTGGAGGCCGATGGTGTTGTGGATAATGATACCTGGGCTGAGCTGAATAATTACAGCATGCCTGCCACCACGGATCAGCAGGACGAAATAGATGTTGAAACAGATAGAGCCGAAGAAACAGCAGATGAAACAGAAACTCGTGAGGATATTGAGGAGGAAAAGACGTCTGAGCTTTCTTCATCTTTTACTCGTGGCGACAGAGATCCACGGGTAGAAGAGGCCCAGGAAAGACTTCGTCAGCTCGGTTACTACCCGGGTCAACTGGATGGTGTTTATGGCCATCAGACCAAACTGGCGGTTCTCAAATATCAAAAATTAAATGGCCTCAATACAGATGGTATTCTTGGATCTAAAACCTGGCGGACTTTGTTTGAAGAGGGAAGCAGCGGTGAGGACACTTATACCGCGCAGCAGGGTGATAGCCTCTGGGAGATAGCCAGGCGTTTTGATACTTCTGTTAACGACCTGAAGAATATCAATAACATAAATTCATCTCAGTTGCGGACTGGAGAGAGAATAAGAATTCCTGGAGGCAGTCAAAGAACCACTCATGATATTGATAGGATCACCTGGGATGAGGTCGATTCTTTCTTCTCACGGGGTAGAACTGCTATTATAACCGATGTGAGAACGGGTTTGAGCTTTCGAGTCAAGCGGACAATGGGGACTCTTCATGCTGATGTAGAGCCATTGACCGCCAGAGACACTCAGGCTATGCGCAGGATTTACGGCGGCAGCTGGAGCTGGGATAGAAGACCTGTTGTGGTTCATATAGGCAGTCGACTGATTGCAGCTTCTATCAACGGCATGCCTCACGGAAGTCAGACAATATATGACAATAATTTTAACGGTCATTTTTGTGTACATTTTCGTAACAGCCGACTGCACAAAAATAATCAGCAGGATGGCGAACATCAGCACAATGTAAGTGTTGCCGGTGATCAGACCTGGCCAGTTCAGTAA
- a CDS encoding deoxycytidylate deaminase, whose protein sequence is MGNRPNWNEYFMKMAELAASRSTCLRRKVGAIMVKDRQILATGYNGAPRGVTHCEKNSCLREKLKVPSGERHELCRGVHAEQNLVAQAAFHGVKTEGALVYCTNKPCVICAKILINAGVDHIYYGRGYEDEFTDQLLEDSGVNCDKLD, encoded by the coding sequence ATGGGAAACAGGCCAAACTGGAACGAATACTTTATGAAAATGGCAGAACTGGCAGCCAGCAGATCTACCTGTTTGCGCAGAAAGGTGGGGGCGATAATGGTCAAAGATCGACAGATTCTGGCCACAGGCTATAACGGGGCTCCGCGCGGGGTCACCCACTGTGAAAAGAACAGCTGCCTGCGTGAGAAGTTAAAAGTGCCCAGTGGAGAAAGACACGAATTGTGTAGAGGGGTTCACGCCGAGCAAAATCTGGTGGCTCAGGCCGCATTTCATGGTGTTAAAACAGAAGGGGCTCTTGTCTACTGCACTAATAAACCCTGTGTAATCTGTGCCAAAATCCTGATAAATGCTGGAGTTGATCATATCTATTATGGCAGGGGTTATGAGGATGAATTTACTGATCAGCTGCTGGAAGACAGCGGGGTTAATTGTGACAAACTGGATTAA